Proteins from a genomic interval of Nostoc sp. TCL240-02:
- a CDS encoding AAA-like domain-containing protein translates to MNPAPNPNYEYQVGGTLLPDSPTYVTRQADEDLYKKLKAGEFCYVLNSRQMGKSSLRVRTMQRLQEEGTACAGIDLTLIGTHNVTPDEWYAGVIDRLVKSLKLNDNFDLDQWWKAQKVLPSLQRLGKFIEEEMLTAIHQKIVIFVDEIDSVLSLSFSTEDFFALIRACYNQRADKPEYQRLTFCLLGVATPSDLIQDKQRTPFNIGQAIELKGFDVDEAEPLAMGLVGKVSNSQEKLKEVLEWTGGQPFLTQKICQFILDDEQKLSVEELVQSRIVQHWQSQDDPEHLRTIRDRIFSNKQPADLLLELYEQILRKGEIEEDNSPGQIELRLSGLVVKQNGKLRVYNRIYKFVFDNNWVNQALANLRPYAKELEAWLESNRQNKSHLLQGTKLRQAQAWAEHKQLLAEDYQFLYASQELATRKQQRLVLGLAPLLLISVLGLSYWKLSENNSVTNNPPVPTPSTTEQPKQPQPGSPSLISEGKFTLFVRSENPSLTQAFEAFQNKDYTQAQVVDFFQKARQAFPYDPELRIYYNNARADQQGNPLTLAVVLPDTNKEANISKELLRGVAQAQNNFNSLDGVNKRFLKIVIANDSSDKTQAQKVAGELIKDQNKKILGVIGHYTSPNSQAALPQYESAGIAMISPGSTSTSLNSRVFFRTVLSAKVNAAKLANYASNQDYKRVVIFYNPNDTYSNNVKEQFVSSFKDNNNEVIRTINLANASLDISAEILKINDQDQAHAIVLFPNTELTSVALAIARAQGSKKLPLLGGNSLYNPDTLKSEAFEGLVISVDWFAEEQNSTKSTKFAEEAKGMWGGRISWRTATAYDATQAFIKAISMSNNPTHQTVLKNLKSQDFSLPANETSGYPLRFNKKGDRQQEPVLVKVVRGSDDLFKFEQVK, encoded by the coding sequence TTTACTTCCTGATTCCCCTACTTACGTCACGCGGCAGGCAGATGAGGACTTATACAAAAAGTTGAAGGCAGGGGAATTCTGTTATGTCCTAAATTCGCGGCAGATGGGTAAATCGAGTTTGCGGGTAAGAACCATGCAAAGGTTGCAAGAAGAGGGAACTGCTTGTGCTGGTATTGATCTTACTTTGATCGGTACTCACAATGTTACTCCTGATGAATGGTATGCAGGTGTGATTGACAGACTGGTTAAGAGTTTAAAACTAAATGATAATTTTGATTTAGACCAATGGTGGAAAGCACAAAAAGTACTGCCTTCATTACAGCGATTAGGCAAGTTTATTGAAGAGGAAATGCTAACCGCTATTCATCAAAAAATTGTGATTTTTGTAGATGAAATTGATAGCGTTCTTAGCCTAAGTTTTTCGACTGAAGATTTTTTCGCTTTGATTCGAGCTTGCTATAATCAACGTGCTGATAAGCCAGAATATCAACGCCTCACATTTTGTCTTTTAGGAGTAGCAACTCCCTCTGATTTGATTCAAGATAAACAGCGTACACCTTTTAATATTGGTCAAGCCATTGAACTCAAAGGTTTTGATGTAGATGAAGCCGAGCCTTTAGCTATGGGATTAGTAGGTAAAGTCAGTAATTCCCAAGAAAAGCTAAAAGAGGTTTTGGAATGGACTGGTGGACAACCTTTTCTTACCCAAAAAATTTGTCAATTTATTTTAGATGATGAGCAAAAATTGTCTGTAGAAGAATTAGTACAATCGCGGATAGTCCAACATTGGCAATCTCAGGATGATCCAGAGCATTTGAGGACAATACGCGATCGCATTTTCAGCAACAAGCAGCCTGCGGATCTGTTGCTTGAATTATATGAACAAATTTTACGAAAAGGAGAAATTGAAGAAGATAATAGTCCGGGGCAAATAGAATTGCGCCTGTCGGGATTGGTAGTTAAACAAAATGGCAAGTTAAGAGTTTATAACCGCATTTATAAGTTTGTTTTTGATAACAACTGGGTTAATCAGGCGTTAGCAAATTTGAGACCTTATGCAAAGGAATTAGAAGCATGGCTAGAGTCTAATCGTCAGAATAAATCTCATCTCTTGCAGGGGACGAAATTACGACAAGCTCAAGCATGGGCAGAACATAAACAGTTACTTGCTGAAGATTATCAATTTTTATATGCTAGCCAAGAATTAGCAACACGAAAGCAACAGCGCCTTGTCTTAGGGCTTGCTCCATTACTACTAATTTCAGTACTTGGGTTGTCATACTGGAAATTATCAGAAAACAATTCAGTTACTAACAATCCGCCAGTCCCAACACCGTCAACAACGGAACAACCAAAACAGCCACAGCCAGGATCGCCATCTTTGATTAGCGAAGGTAAGTTTACTTTATTTGTTAGAAGTGAAAATCCAAGTCTTACTCAGGCTTTTGAAGCTTTTCAAAACAAGGATTATACCCAAGCTCAAGTTGTTGACTTTTTTCAAAAAGCTAGACAAGCCTTTCCTTACGATCCAGAGTTGCGAATTTATTACAACAATGCTAGAGCAGATCAACAAGGTAATCCACTAACTCTGGCAGTGGTTTTACCAGATACTAATAAAGAAGCAAATATTTCTAAAGAACTATTGCGAGGAGTTGCACAGGCACAAAATAATTTTAACAGTTTAGATGGAGTGAATAAGCGATTTTTAAAAATTGTAATTGCCAATGATAGCAGCGATAAAACTCAAGCTCAAAAAGTTGCTGGAGAGCTAATTAAAGATCAAAATAAAAAGATTCTAGGAGTTATTGGACACTATACTAGTCCAAATAGTCAAGCGGCACTACCTCAGTATGAAAGCGCTGGTATAGCAATGATATCTCCAGGAAGTACAAGTACCTCACTAAATAGCAGAGTATTTTTTAGAACAGTACTTTCTGCTAAAGTAAATGCCGCCAAGTTAGCAAATTATGCTAGCAATCAAGACTATAAAAGAGTAGTTATTTTCTACAATCCTAATGATACTTATAGTAATAACGTAAAAGAACAGTTTGTAAGCTCATTTAAAGATAATAATAATGAAGTTATACGTACTATAAATTTGGCTAATGCCTCATTGGATATATCTGCCGAAATTTTAAAAATTAATGACCAAGATCAAGCACATGCAATTGTTCTGTTTCCGAATACAGAATTAACTTCGGTGGCACTTGCAATTGCTCGCGCTCAGGGAAGCAAAAAATTGCCTCTGCTAGGAGGAAATTCTTTGTATAATCCAGACACTTTGAAATCAGAAGCTTTTGAAGGTTTGGTTATATCTGTAGATTGGTTTGCAGAAGAGCAAAACTCAACAAAGTCAACAAAATTTGCAGAGGAAGCTAAGGGAATGTGGGGAGGAAGGATTAGCTGGCGCACAGCTACAGCTTATGATGCGACTCAAGCTTTTATTAAAGCTATATCTATGTCTAATAATCCCACACATCAAACGGTTTTAAAAAACCTCAAATCTCAAGATTTTTCTCTTCCAGCAAACGAAACTTCAGGGTATCCACTTCGTTTTAATAAGAAAGGCGATCGCCAACAAGAACCTGTTCTTGTCAAAGTAGTTAGAGGTAGCGATGATCTGTTTAAATTTGAACAAGTTAAGTAA
- a CDS encoding NIL domain-containing protein codes for MAIPNKEVKSNTDILENRRTQTRIQVRIPKDLHEEPVISRLVSHYGITVIIADAQVSANVPQYSCFDLELRGTVSQIESALTYLDELDLEVLHQSSPEEDGW; via the coding sequence ATGGCAATTCCAAATAAAGAAGTAAAATCTAATACAGATATTTTAGAGAATAGACGCACCCAAACTCGCATCCAGGTTCGTATTCCTAAAGACTTGCATGAGGAACCAGTCATTTCACGACTGGTTTCTCACTATGGGATCACAGTTATTATTGCTGATGCTCAGGTAAGCGCAAACGTGCCACAATATAGCTGCTTCGATCTGGAACTGCGAGGTACTGTTTCTCAGATTGAAAGTGCCCTAACTTACCTAGATGAACTGGATTTAGAAGTTTTGCACCAATCCAGCCCTGAAGAAGATGGTTGGTAA
- a CDS encoding response regulator transcription factor — protein sequence MDRSATSATAMKEPSMKDHKRLLLIDDDPNLILLVKDYLEFRGYEVITAENGREALEILEQDVPDMIICDVMMPEMDGYTFVEQVRQNERTSWIPVLFLSAKGQSADRVKGLNKGADVYMVKPFEPEELVAQVESSLKQTIRWKEHQAKGGENGSRIQVPFDVQLTPTELKVVQFVARGLANREIAEELNVSQRTVESHVSNMLGKTNLHNRTELARWAIENQMA from the coding sequence ATGGACCGAAGCGCGACAAGTGCCACTGCTATGAAAGAGCCCAGCATGAAAGATCACAAACGACTTCTATTGATTGATGATGACCCTAACCTCATCTTGCTGGTGAAGGATTACTTAGAATTCCGGGGATACGAAGTCATCACCGCCGAGAATGGACGTGAAGCTCTGGAAATTTTAGAGCAAGATGTTCCAGACATGATTATCTGCGATGTGATGATGCCGGAAATGGACGGATATACTTTTGTGGAACAAGTCCGGCAAAACGAACGCACCAGTTGGATTCCGGTTCTTTTCCTTTCAGCTAAGGGACAAAGCGCAGACCGAGTTAAGGGTCTGAATAAAGGTGCTGATGTTTATATGGTCAAGCCCTTTGAACCAGAAGAACTTGTAGCCCAAGTTGAATCCTCGCTGAAACAAACTATCCGTTGGAAAGAACACCAAGCAAAAGGAGGCGAAAACGGTTCCCGCATCCAGGTTCCCTTCGATGTGCAATTAACCCCAACCGAACTGAAAGTAGTCCAGTTTGTCGCTAGGGGTTTAGCTAACCGGGAAATTGCTGAAGAACTAAATGTTAGTCAGCGCACGGTTGAAAGCCATGTGTCCAATATGTTGGGCAAAACCAATCTCCATAACCGCACTGAACTAGCGCGGTGGGCGATTGAAAATCAAATGGCCTAA
- a CDS encoding ferredoxin produces MIQSSHQIPKATNLEYKALSNCVESFGLAKIQRHIFICADQTIVNCCSKRASLESWEYLKERLKELKLDESQQNYSLCVYRTKANCLRVCSSRPIIVVYLDGVWYRQANLEVIERIIQEHLTGNKVVKEYAFFNHPLPETSLVSCEHLIEA; encoded by the coding sequence GTGATCCAGTCAAGCCATCAAATCCCCAAAGCCACTAATCTAGAATATAAAGCCCTGAGTAATTGTGTAGAAAGTTTTGGACTTGCAAAAATTCAGCGACACATTTTTATTTGCGCTGACCAGACAATTGTTAATTGCTGCTCAAAACGAGCTAGTCTGGAATCCTGGGAATACTTAAAAGAACGACTTAAAGAGTTAAAACTTGATGAGTCGCAACAGAATTATTCCTTATGCGTCTACAGAACTAAAGCCAACTGCTTGCGCGTTTGTTCTTCTAGACCCATAATAGTGGTTTACCTTGATGGTGTCTGGTATCGCCAAGCAAACCTGGAAGTTATTGAGCGGATCATCCAAGAACACTTAACAGGCAATAAGGTGGTAAAAGAATATGCGTTTTTCAACCATCCTTTGCCAGAAACTTCCCTAGTTTCTTGTGAACACCTCATTGAGGCTTAA
- the groES gene encoding co-chaperone GroES → MAALSLSVSTVKPLSDRVFVKVNASEEKTAGGLYLPDTAKEKPQVGEVVALGPGKRNEDGSRQELEIKVGDKVLYSKYAGTDIKLGTEEYVLLSEKDILAVVV, encoded by the coding sequence ATGGCAGCTTTATCTTTAAGCGTTTCTACAGTTAAACCTTTGAGCGATCGCGTTTTCGTGAAAGTGAACGCCTCAGAGGAAAAGACCGCAGGTGGTCTGTATTTGCCCGATACCGCCAAGGAAAAGCCCCAGGTAGGGGAAGTAGTTGCCCTTGGTCCTGGTAAGCGTAACGAAGACGGTAGTCGTCAGGAATTGGAAATTAAAGTCGGCGATAAGGTGTTGTACTCCAAGTACGCTGGCACTGACATTAAGCTCGGCACCGAAGAATATGTACTGCTTTCTGAAAAAGATATTTTAGCAGTTGTTGTTTAG
- the groL gene encoding chaperonin GroEL (60 kDa chaperone family; promotes refolding of misfolded polypeptides especially under stressful conditions; forms two stacked rings of heptamers to form a barrel-shaped 14mer; ends can be capped by GroES; misfolded proteins enter the barrel where they are refolded when GroES binds), giving the protein MAKRIIYNENARRALERGIDILAEAVAVTLGPKGRNVVLEKKFGAPQIVNDGVTIAKEIELEDHIENTGVALIRQAASKTNDAAGDGTTTATVLAHAIVKEGLRNVAAGANAISLKRGIDKATAFLVDKIKEHARPVEDSKAIAQVGAISAGNDEEVGQMIAQAMDKVGKEGVISLEEGKSMFTELEITEGMRFDKGYISPYFATDPERMEAVFDEPFILLTDKKIALVQDLVPVLEQVARAGRPLVIIAEDIEKEALATLVVNRLRGVLNVAAVKAPGFGDRRKALLEDIAVLTGGQLITEDAGLKLDNTKLDSLGKARRITITKDSTTIVAEGNEAAVKARVEQIRRQIDETESSYDKEKLQERLAKLSGGVAVVKVGAATETEMKDKKLRLEDAINATKAAVEEGIVPGGGTTLAHLAPDLEVWAKSNLKDEELIGALIVVRALPAPLKRIAENAGQNGAVIAERVKEKEFSVGYNAATNEFVDLLAAGIVDPAKVTRSALQNAASIAGMVLTTECIIVDKPEPKDGAPAGAGAGGGDFDY; this is encoded by the coding sequence ATGGCAAAGCGCATTATCTACAACGAAAACGCCCGTCGCGCCTTAGAACGAGGCATTGACATCCTGGCTGAGGCTGTAGCTGTTACCCTTGGCCCCAAAGGTCGTAACGTAGTCCTAGAAAAGAAATTTGGCGCACCGCAAATTGTTAATGACGGTGTAACGATCGCTAAAGAAATCGAATTAGAAGACCACATTGAAAACACTGGCGTAGCTTTGATTCGTCAGGCTGCTTCTAAAACCAACGATGCTGCGGGCGATGGCACCACAACTGCTACCGTTTTAGCTCATGCGATCGTCAAAGAAGGCTTGCGGAACGTTGCAGCTGGTGCTAATGCAATTTCCCTGAAGCGTGGTATTGATAAAGCTACTGCCTTTTTGGTAGACAAAATCAAAGAACACGCCCGTCCAGTGGAAGATTCCAAAGCTATTGCCCAAGTTGGTGCAATCTCGGCTGGTAATGACGAAGAAGTCGGTCAGATGATTGCCCAAGCAATGGACAAGGTAGGCAAGGAAGGCGTAATTTCCCTAGAAGAAGGGAAATCTATGTTTACCGAGTTGGAAATCACTGAAGGGATGCGCTTTGACAAAGGCTACATCTCTCCTTATTTCGCTACCGACCCTGAGCGGATGGAAGCGGTTTTTGATGAGCCTTTCATACTGCTGACCGATAAGAAAATCGCTTTGGTACAAGACCTTGTACCAGTGTTAGAGCAAGTAGCTCGTGCTGGTCGTCCTTTGGTAATTATCGCTGAAGATATTGAAAAAGAAGCTTTGGCAACCTTGGTAGTAAACCGTTTACGCGGTGTACTAAACGTGGCTGCTGTTAAGGCTCCTGGCTTTGGCGATCGCCGCAAAGCACTACTAGAAGATATCGCCGTTTTAACTGGTGGTCAACTAATTACCGAAGATGCTGGTCTGAAGCTAGATAACACCAAGCTGGATAGCCTGGGTAAAGCTCGCCGGATCACCATCACCAAGGACAGCACTACAATTGTTGCCGAAGGTAACGAAGCTGCTGTTAAGGCTCGTGTCGAACAGATTCGTCGTCAAATCGATGAAACCGAATCTTCTTACGACAAAGAGAAATTACAAGAGCGTCTTGCTAAACTCTCTGGTGGTGTTGCTGTCGTGAAAGTTGGTGCAGCGACTGAAACCGAAATGAAAGACAAGAAACTGCGCCTAGAAGACGCTATCAACGCTACTAAAGCTGCTGTGGAAGAAGGTATCGTTCCTGGCGGTGGTACAACTCTGGCTCACCTTGCTCCCGACTTGGAAGTTTGGGCAAAGAGCAATCTTAAGGATGAAGAGTTGATTGGTGCGTTGATTGTCGTTCGCGCCTTACCTGCACCTCTGAAGCGGATTGCTGAAAACGCCGGTCAGAATGGTGCTGTGATCGCTGAACGCGTCAAAGAGAAAGAATTTAGTGTTGGCTACAACGCTGCAACGAACGAATTCGTCGATTTGTTAGCTGCTGGTATTGTTGACCCTGCTAAAGTGACTCGTTCTGCTCTGCAAAACGCTGCATCTATCGCTGGTATGGTGTTGACAACCGAATGTATTATAGTTGACAAGCCTGAACCAAAAGACGGCGCTCCTGCTGGCGCTGGTGCTGGTGGCGGCGACTTCGATTACTAA
- a CDS encoding ParA family protein → MQENWQVLLKKEIANQYVHNSQEWVDLNISTSGLLNLTIVSDRFINLSIPQRKEQSFNLLKSQVPHLSPGFISLYTPQEADSLNLSAPQAFNTASVQTWQDLAIQAANPQNKTQLPQLEPSLPRTVTFYSFKGGVGRTTALTHVASILAMRGLKIVAVDLDLEAPGLSTAFNLKPQPKYGIVDYFYERSYLSEGIEPIISIAEIFGEVRIPNATGRLFVVPAGFLNLDYVSKVDDLHATTVIDGDQSLWSVFKREIYEQLKPDIILIDSRTGINQWGALSLIQAADEAIIFLFPNEQNKQGIEVLLQSLKSLRNISINFVFSPVLDSDHKAVLSKITDIWESLLNTMKTETNENDEADENELDLDNYQISIEEPLVVPYFTPIAFPDIPDFYNRQWTQSYYIKIANLIDEKTDEIKRSNVLNTIDHRWNIIESLQFPEVNAADPRQDLNLLFQRTTDFERFLDDTTCLIRGRKGTGKTALYWLFLKHKSVAQKLAHGRLDNTVFLSAHGRFQESRPSRDEFQIIHQTLQQNRSTWEAFWRAYLLLRCHQENLFNFPKGKKSTKYSELRKIINNLPKERWQSESTQVLLQLSTNSELRLIVKDTIDILLNEEAKNNSQKLWFLYDDLDEDFPEVGGIRQQALTGLFQLVQSCDANRLTEIRFKIFLREDIWNRLSFDNKSHFTGRDIILQWTRIDFLRLALRQAIQSEDFKNLVDRISPVAFESIDQATEEAIDKALELLWGSRRRGGNRAKNVSRWVYERLTDSSSTTFPRSLSILLKGAKEQELSYKGQSSSKFRTDRLLQGKSLEFGLKKASQKRCEEIKEEYPDLTKFFDSLKGKLAFLSKEQLQTVWQESAHDIADFEEFASFLSEIGIIEWREKEKRYKVADIYVYGFEMDRRGAV, encoded by the coding sequence ATGCAAGAAAATTGGCAGGTTTTGCTAAAGAAAGAAATTGCAAACCAATATGTGCATAATTCACAAGAATGGGTTGATTTAAATATTTCTACATCAGGTTTATTGAATTTGACTATTGTAAGCGATCGCTTTATTAATTTATCTATTCCTCAAAGGAAAGAACAAAGTTTTAATTTACTTAAATCACAAGTTCCTCATTTATCTCCTGGGTTTATTTCCTTATATACCCCTCAAGAAGCAGATTCACTAAATCTTTCAGCACCGCAGGCTTTTAATACAGCTTCAGTACAAACTTGGCAAGATTTAGCAATTCAAGCAGCAAATCCGCAAAATAAAACTCAACTTCCCCAGCTTGAACCCAGTTTACCCAGAACCGTAACCTTTTATTCCTTTAAAGGAGGAGTAGGTCGAACTACTGCATTAACCCATGTTGCTTCAATTTTGGCAATGCGTGGTCTTAAAATCGTAGCTGTGGATTTAGATTTAGAAGCACCAGGCTTAAGTACAGCATTCAATCTCAAGCCACAACCAAAATATGGAATTGTTGACTATTTTTATGAGCGTTCCTACTTATCGGAAGGAATAGAACCGATTATTTCAATTGCAGAAATATTTGGTGAAGTGAGAATACCTAATGCTACAGGGAGATTATTTGTTGTTCCTGCTGGTTTTCTTAATCTTGATTATGTTTCTAAGGTTGATGATCTCCATGCTACTACTGTTATTGATGGAGATCAAAGTCTTTGGTCTGTTTTTAAGCGTGAAATTTACGAACAATTAAAACCTGATATTATCTTAATTGATTCAAGAACTGGAATCAATCAATGGGGAGCGTTATCATTAATTCAAGCAGCTGATGAAGCAATTATTTTCCTTTTTCCTAATGAGCAAAACAAACAGGGAATAGAAGTACTTTTACAATCCCTAAAAAGTCTCAGAAATATATCAATTAATTTTGTTTTTTCTCCTGTACTTGATAGTGATCATAAAGCTGTTTTATCAAAAATAACTGATATTTGGGAATCATTGCTGAACACAATGAAGACAGAAACAAATGAAAATGATGAAGCAGATGAAAATGAGTTGGATTTAGACAATTATCAAATTTCAATAGAAGAACCTTTAGTAGTTCCTTACTTTACACCAATTGCTTTCCCTGATATCCCTGACTTTTATAATAGGCAATGGACACAATCTTACTACATAAAAATTGCTAACTTAATTGATGAAAAAACTGATGAGATCAAACGTAGCAATGTTTTAAATACAATAGATCATCGATGGAATATTATTGAAAGTCTGCAATTCCCTGAAGTAAATGCTGCTGATCCAAGACAAGATTTGAATCTATTATTTCAGCGTACTACTGATTTTGAAAGATTTTTAGACGATACAACCTGTTTAATTAGAGGGCGAAAAGGCACAGGAAAAACTGCACTTTATTGGCTTTTTCTAAAACACAAAAGTGTTGCTCAAAAACTAGCTCATGGACGGTTAGATAATACTGTATTTTTGTCAGCACATGGAAGATTTCAGGAAAGTCGCCCATCTCGTGATGAATTTCAAATCATCCATCAAACTTTACAACAAAATAGAAGCACATGGGAAGCTTTCTGGAGAGCTTATTTACTACTTAGATGTCATCAAGAAAATTTGTTTAACTTTCCTAAAGGAAAGAAAAGTACAAAGTATAGTGAATTGAGAAAAATTATTAATAATTTACCCAAAGAAAGATGGCAGTCTGAATCTACTCAAGTTTTGTTACAATTATCTACTAACTCTGAACTACGGCTCATCGTCAAAGATACCATAGATATTCTGCTTAATGAAGAAGCCAAAAATAATTCTCAAAAACTGTGGTTTCTTTACGATGATTTAGATGAAGATTTTCCTGAAGTAGGAGGAATAAGACAGCAAGCACTCACTGGATTATTTCAATTAGTTCAATCTTGTGATGCTAACAGATTAACAGAAATTAGATTTAAAATTTTCTTGAGAGAAGATATATGGAATCGTTTAAGTTTCGACAATAAAAGTCATTTTACTGGACGGGATATTATCTTACAGTGGACTAGGATTGATTTTTTACGATTAGCACTTCGTCAAGCAATACAATCTGAAGATTTCAAGAATTTGGTTGACCGTATTTCTCCTGTCGCTTTTGAAAGTATTGATCAAGCTACAGAAGAGGCAATTGATAAAGCCTTAGAATTACTGTGGGGAAGCCGTCGCCGAGGTGGAAATAGAGCTAAAAATGTATCTCGATGGGTTTATGAACGATTAACAGACTCAAGTAGCACTACTTTTCCTCGGAGTTTAAGTATATTACTGAAAGGAGCAAAAGAACAAGAACTAAGCTACAAGGGACAATCATCAAGCAAATTTCGTACAGACCGCCTACTTCAAGGGAAATCCTTAGAATTTGGTTTGAAAAAAGCATCACAAAAGCGGTGTGAAGAAATTAAAGAAGAATACCCTGATTTGACTAAATTTTTTGATTCTCTTAAGGGGAAATTAGCCTTCTTATCTAAAGAACAGTTACAAACAGTATGGCAAGAGTCAGCACATGATATAGCAGACTTTGAAGAATTTGCTTCTTTTTTAAGTGAAATTGGCATTATTGAATGGCGCGAAAAAGAGAAACGCTATAAGGTTGCTGATATCTATGTATATGGTTTCGAAATGGATCGTAGAGGTGCGGTATAA
- a CDS encoding type II toxin-antitoxin system HicB family antitoxin: MERLLNIHIEKLPEGVYLATSDELQGLVAQGRTVAETLEIARDVARKLLEEQYQDEELDYLQPIAEQFNYPLVVGQ, translated from the coding sequence ATGGAAAGATTGCTAAACATCCACATTGAGAAATTACCTGAAGGCGTTTATTTAGCAACATCTGATGAGCTTCAAGGTTTAGTAGCTCAAGGACGGACTGTTGCTGAAACTTTAGAAATTGCCCGTGATGTAGCGCGTAAGTTATTAGAAGAACAATATCAGGATGAAGAACTAGATTATTTGCAACCAATAGCTGAACAATTTAACTATCCTTTAGTTGTAGGTCAGTAG